A stretch of the Fusarium musae strain F31 chromosome 2, whole genome shotgun sequence genome encodes the following:
- a CDS encoding hypothetical protein (EggNog:ENOG41): MSKTTTPEHANLHTLNFSSLLNGDVTEQANLLSACEDHGFFYLDLRDWESGKILKTLEDAWVVMKQWFDQPLEEKMKTETISDAHGFKPPGVQSGVNENTRDGFEALRISRVGLLNRSHLPDVVHENLQLFENLQLSAHFLLKTLLSRLSDAAGLQNEDRFETCHPDHLPSKSTMFFIHHPLSDILHDKTARGHNAHTDVGSFTLLFTEQPGLQVISPTTNKWEYVATKPGHAIINVADTLRFISKRRFRSAMHRVLPPGGKMMEDRYSAAYFLRASDSAVFKGMDGEEVTAEEWFLSKYSSFNKTMEEQRVDSVATGGMDKDLGLEV; this comes from the exons ATGTCTAAGACCACTACCCCAGAGCACGCTAACCTCCATACCCTGAACTTCAGTTCGTTGCTCAACGGAGATGTCACCGAGCAGGCCAACCTGCTCTCCGCTTGCGAAGACCATGGCTTCTTTTACCTAGATCTTCGCGATTGGGAATCTGGCAAGATCCTGAAAACGCTAGAGGATGCTTGGGTAGTGATGAAGCAGTGGTTTGATCAGCCgttggaagagaagatgaagactgaGACAATCTCTGACGCTCACGG GTTTAAACCGCCTGGGGTACAGTCAGGAGTCAACGAAAACACCCGCGACGGTTTTGAGGCTCTAAGA ATCAGTCGCGTTGGTCTTCTCAACCGCTCCCATCTCCCCGACGTAGTGCACGAGAACCTCCAACTCTTCGAAAATCTCCAACTCTCCGCCCACTTCCTCCTAAAAACCCTTCTATCCCGCCTCTCCGATGCCGCAGGTCTCCAAAACGAAGACCGCTTCGAAACCTGCCATCCAGACCATCTCCCCTCCAAGAGCACAATGTTCTTCATCCACCATCCCCTCAGCGACATCCTCCACGACAAAACAGCCCGCGGGCACAACGCCCACACAGACGTTGGATCATTCACTCTACTCTTTACAGAACAGCCTGGTTTACAAGTAATATCGCCTACCACCAATAAATGGGAATACGTCGCTACGAAACCAGGCCATGCGATTATAAACGTCGCTGATACACTTCGTTTCATCTCTAAGCGACGCTTTAGATCGGCTATGCATAGAGTGCTGCCCCCAGGGGGTAAGATGATGGAGGACAGATACTCGGCTGCTTATTTCTTGCGGGCTAGTGATAGTGCTGTTTTCAAAGGGATGGATGGGGAGGAGGTTACGGCGGAGGAGTGGTTTCTTAGTAAGTATAGTAGTTTCAATAAGACTATGGAGGAGCAGAGGGTTGACTCTGTTGCTACGGGTGGTATGGATAAGGATCTGGGGCTGGAGGTTTGA
- a CDS encoding hypothetical protein (EggNog:ENOG41~MEROPS:MER0034664) — translation MSFQLLQVKAKRLVPNVEERYRGIGGDRAGSLGHIEGLAITSHGSPAVHYFGGLPYALPPVGQWRFRIPRPLPKDYQYGTASEPGKFTNGTKICPQPPSSNTPDPSVTSEDFLQLSIWVPAGPPPKIGWPVCFYIHGGFLQVGTSNIKPEDLVSLLSESAFRTTMVLPSYRLNVFGFLANRELAAEASSNGEATGNYGLWDQRLALEWTQANISFFGGNSAGAYSTFQQLAHELFRVPEEKAIIERVAMFSNSTGVMPKSLQDQQPQCDELLTRLGINLELSNEEKLTSIRVVPHHRLVQAQVGMKISEFRVLVDNAFYPVDLMEKINNGEFAKRMKIRGIRLINGEYFSPEVTQKIMDHHCGSSRSLPAGYKNWEDFFGRVYANIQVHYLQRGFHNALFAGGLEAARDVFRYRFERRLDFVAEKIPSEWGVTHLTDIPVWLWGAGIEMV, via the exons ATGTCTTTTCAATTGCTCCAAGTCAAGGCTAAGAGACTCGTCCCAAATGTTGAGGAGCGCTATCGGGGAATCGGCGGAGACCGAGCGG GCTCCTTGGGACACATCGAGGGTTTAGCCATCACCTCCCATGGCTCTCCAGCCGTGCACTACTTTGGCGGTCTACCATACGCTCTTCCCCCTGTTGGACAGTGGCGATTCCGTATCCCCCGGCCGCTCCCTAAGGACTACCAATACGGCACAGCAAGCGAGCCTGGCAAGTTCACAAATGGCACCAAGATTTGTCCCCAGCCTCCCAGCAGCAACACGCCCGACCCTTCAGTCACCAGTGAAGATTTCCTCCAACTAAGCATCTGGGTACCTGCTGGTCCTCCTCCCAAAATTGGATGGCCAGTGTGTTTCTATATCCACGGGGGCTTTCTCCAAGTCGGTACGAGCAACATAAAGCCAGAAGACCTAGTTTCACTTCTGAGCGAGTCTGCATTCCGCACAACCATGGTCCTGCCATCATATAGGCTCAATGTGTTTGGATTCCTCGCGAACAGGGAATTAGCCGCTGAAGCGAGTTCTAATGGAGAAGCTACCGGAAACTATGGTTTATGGGATCAGAGATTGGCTTTGGAATGGACACAGGCGaacatttctttctttggtG GTAACTCCGCTGGCGCATACTCGACCTTTCAACAATTGGCTCATGAGCTATTCCGCGTTCCGGAAGAAAAGGCAATCATAGAACGAGTGGCAATGTTCTCCAACAGCACAGGTGTCATGCCCAAAAGCTTGCAGGATCAACAACCACAATGTGACGAGTTGCTCACGAGGCTCGGCATCAATCTGGAACTTTCAAATGAAGAGAAACTGACCAGTATCCGAGTCGTTCCTCATCATAGACTCgtccaagcccaagtcgGAATGAAGATATCAGAGTTTCGCGTCTTGGTAGATAACGCTTTCTATCCTGTTGACCtgatggagaagatcaacaatgGGGAATTCGCAAAAAGAATGAAGATCCGCGGAATAAGACTGATCAACGgcgagt ATTTCTCCCCAGAAGTCACCCAGAAGATCATGGACCACCACTGTGGAtcctcaaggagcttgcCAGCGGGGTATAAGAACTGGGAGGACTTCTTCGGGCGCGTCTACGCCAATATCCAAGTCCACTATCTTCAGCGCGGCTTCCATAACGCCTTGTTCGCAGGTGGTCTTGAAGCTGCCAGGGATGTTTTCCGTTATCGATTTGAGAGAAGACTCGATTTCGTAGCGGAGAAGATTCCATCTGAGTGGGGAGTTACACATCTCACTGACATTCCTGTTTGGTTATGGGGTGCGGGTATAGAAATGGTCTGA
- a CDS encoding hypothetical protein (EggNog:ENOG41) has translation MAKSRLGPLARLCADNHTSIVALLHRPSTPSIHRLYALLSTAKLGHEYGFLDGDAHQRDGIPDIGVDKVVSSLWKTTGSRIFMATHLTYRATQAPADVMSDPKWWAWLWLQIGLYGIVLDFWFYVYHRAMHDIDWLWKYHRTHHLTKHPNSLLAAFADHEQEFFDMVGIPFLTWATFQVLGLPLGYYDWWICHQYIAFTEVLGHSGLRIYGMPPSTLAWLLKGVGMELVIEDHDLHHRKGYRKSHNYGKQTRVWDTLFGTCHERIEAKNQNVDWDRAVWFPIF, from the exons ATGGCAAAGTCACGTCTGGGTCCTCTTGCACGCCTTTGTGCCGATAATCATACATCAATCGTGGCTCTCCTACACAGGCCAAGCACTCCATCCATTCATCGTCTTTATGCTCTACTTT CTACGGCAAAGCTCGGACATGAATACGGTTTCTTAGACGGAGATGCTCATCAGAGAGATGGAATTCCCGATATCGGTGTTGATAAGGTCGTTTCCTCGCTCTGGAAGACTACAGGGTCTAGGATCTTTATGGCGACGCATCTCACCTACAGAGCGACACAAGCGCCTGCTGATGTCATGAGCGACCCAAAGTGGTGGGCCTGGCTATGGCTTCAGATCGGTCTTTACGGCATCGTCCTCGATTTCTGGTTCTACGTTTATCACCGCGCCATGCACGACATCGACTGGCTATGGAAGTATCACCGTACCCACCATCTTACAAAGCATCCCAACTCTCTCCTCGCCGCTTTCGCCGACCACGAGCAGGAATTCTTCGACATGGTTGGCATTCCCTTCCTGACCTGGGCGACCTTCCAAGTCCTCGGCCTTCCCCTGGGCTATTATGATTGGTGGATCTGCCATCAGTATATTGCCTTCACTGAGGTTCTGGGTCACAGTGGTCTCCGAATCTACGGCATGCCACCTTCGACCTTGGCTTGGCTATTGAAGGGTGTAGGTATGGAGTTGGTTATTGAggatcatgatcttcatcatcgcaaGGGGTATAGAAAGAGTCATAACTACGGAAAGCAAACTCGTGTTTGGGATACACTCTTTGGAACATGCCACGAACGGATCGAGGCTAAGAATCAGAATGTTGATTGGGACAGGGCGGTTTGGTTTCCGATTTTCTAA
- a CDS encoding hypothetical protein (EggNog:ENOG41), with the protein MLSQPNPYDNVETANLFTVKFNNLFDRDSKELDILLKACERDGFFYLDLQDSCSAKLWRDLDRVSEIAKRWFSQPVEDKLKTPTVSLAHGFVDPTRQFATPTDAWPIRFKATGNQSGAVKSLKDGFEALKQIGRSELLGRWALPSVVEENLQLFDQFNASCHFILKLLLDCLSDGLNLKGASRLDTHHRDDARSKSTLYFLHYPPGTQNLDEVGQNMHTDIGTLTLLFASQWGLQVVSPMTGAWEYVQPREGHAIINVADTLRFLSNKRFRSALHRVLPIGGVQVEDRYAVSYFLRAADDTEFKDSNDEDSNAKRWYLTKYHTYELPHEVQGEQTVLSGGMAQELQATF; encoded by the exons ATGCTGTCCCAGCCTAACCCCTACGACAATGTCGAGACCGCTAATCTCTTTACGGTAAAATTCAACAACCTCTTCGACAGAGACTCAAAAGAACTCGACATTCTTTTAAAAGCATGTGAAAGAGATGGTTTCTTCTATCTCGATCTTCAGGACTCGTGCTCCGCTAAGCTGTGGAGAGATTTGGATAGGGTGAGCGAGATTGCCAAGCGGTGGTTCTCGCAACCTGTTGAGGACAAGCTGAAAACCCCAACAGTATCGTTGGCACATGGGTTTGTTGATCCCACTAGGCAGTTTGCTACGCCGACTGATGCTTGGCCAATTAGGTTTAAAGCTACTGGTAATCAATCAGGGGCTGTAAAGTCACTCAAAGATGGTTTCGAAGCGTTAAAG CAGATTGGAAGAAGTGAACTCCTCGGCCGCTGGGCTCTCCCATCAGTCGTCGAAGAAAACCTCCAACTATTCGACCAGTTCAACGCATCATGCCACTTTATTCTAAAACTACTTCTCGACTGCCTATCAGACGGTCTAAACCTCAAAGGCGCATCCCGCCTCGACACCCACCACCGCGATGACGCACGCTCCAAAAGCACCCTCTACTTCCTGCACTACCCCCCCGGAACACAGAATCTAGACGAAGTAGGTCAAAACATGCACACTGACATCGGCACCCTCACGCTGCTATTCGCGTCGCAATGGGGTCTGCAAGTCGTGTCCCCCATGACAGGAGCGTGGGAGTACGTGCAGCCGCGTGAGGGCCACGCAATCATCAACGTTGCTGATACGTTGAGGTTTCTATCTAACAAGCGATTTCGCTCTGCGCTGCATCGAGTTCTTCCTATTGGTGGCGTACAAGTGGAAGATCGGTATGCAGTGTCGTACTTTTTGAGAGCGGCGGATGATACCGAGTTTAAGGATAGTAATGATGAGGACTCAAATGCTAAGCGTTGGTATTTGACCAAGTACCATACCTATGAGCTACCGCATGAAGTTCAGGGTGAGCAGACGGTCTTGTCTGGGGGTATGGCGCAGGAGTTGCAGGCTACGTTCTGA
- a CDS encoding hypothetical protein (EggNog:ENOG41) — MDNVLAKPADLCCLKGSFHSGEATGSTIQIDGIDTYIAKPHPNKSNGNVLLFFPDAFGLHINSFLMMDAFAECGYLTLGVDYFLGDPVTKHSLTPLSDPNFDFESWKNKHLKASEEAAARWVKAVKAQYGNSEDVKFACVGYCWGARFVCQQLSADGICKVGAIAHPSFLKESDVFYVQGEFTPQFN, encoded by the exons ATGGATAACGTACTCGCCAAACCTGCTGACCTGTGCTGTCTCAAGGGATCGTTTCATTCTGGAGAAGCTACTGGTTCTACCATCCAGATCGACGGTATCGACACTTATATCGCCAAACCTCATCCCAACAAGTCCAATGGGAacgttcttctttttttccctgaTGCATTCGGGCTGCACATCAACAGCTTCCTCATGATGGATGCTTTCGCCGAGTGCGGGTACCTCACCCTTGGTGTCGATTACTTCCTTGGT GACCCTGTAACAAAGCACTCCTTGACACCGCTGAGTGATCCAAACTTCGACTTTGAGTCATGGAAGAACAAGCATCTCAAGGCGTCtgaggaggctgctgctAGATGGGTCAAGGCCGTAAAGGCGCAGTACGGAAACAGCGAAGACGTCAAATTTGCTTGCGTTGGCTACTG CTGGGGTGCACGCTTCGTTTGCCAGCAACTGTCTGCCGACGGTATTTGTAAAGTCGGCGCCATCGCCCATCCTTCGTTTCTCAAGGAAAGCGACGTCTTTTACGTCCAAGGCGAGTTTACACCCCAGTTCAACTAA
- a CDS encoding hypothetical protein (EggNog:ENOG41), translating into MPQTTSKSFHSLSAEHAGFVKHPRFWTAHHLAVVNCSFQQVESDDKQEYVIPDTEQAQRMTKLASMLASGVRREAKSSGWVAKLLLHNKPTPITLIYAPFFFDYGGHRVRLGSSKVIIYGIKHDISIPHADPIIGYYGYSTDKERKNMLYVPPGPDGLDNEPIQGICDIRYRQVTPTDWRHDPYFVCLLIGLAQLQVREGLAPQEGMFLARLLVTNVTDLTNAYVYKADIPHQLLDSLDHPTRTIDDFVFPKINYVVVPFEPYSTFADRVRFQLAGAEYSSSPGPVRSDQVVASEPHGEKRKRDEE; encoded by the exons ATGCCTCAGACAACTTCCAAATCCTTCCACAGCCTGAGCGCTGAGCATGCTGGCTTCGTTAAACACCCCAGGTTCTGGACTGCGCACCATCTGGCCGTCGTGAACTGCAGCTTCCAGCAGGTCGAAAGCGACGATAAACAGGAATACGTGATTCCTGATACTGAGCAAGCCCAACGTATGACCAAGTTGGCTTCGATGCTCGCTAGTGGAGTACGTCGCGAGGCAAAGTCGTCCGGGTGGGTCGCgaagcttctccttcacaaCAAGCCAACCCCCATCACTTTGATCTA CGCGCCTTTCTTTTTCGACTATGGCGGGCATCGAGTTCGCCTGGGAAGTTCTAAGGTCATCATCTACGGGATCAAGCACGACATTTCTATCCCGCATGCTGATCCCATCATCGGTTACTACGGGTATAGCACCGACAAGGAGCGCAAGAATATGCTTTACGTACCACCTGGTCCCGACGGCCTCGACAATGAACCTATCCAGGGCATTTGCGACATTAGATATCGCCAAGTGACCCCCACAGATTGGCGACACGACCCGTACTTTGTTTGCCTCCTCATCGGCTTGGCTCAACTCCAGGTTCGCGAGGGCCTGGCGCCGCAAGAGGGAATGTTCTTG GCACGCCTCCTCGTTACCAATGTGACCGATCTGACCAATGCGTACGTCTACAAGGCGGATATTCCGCACCAGCTCCTTGATAGTCTGGATCATCCTACCCGCACCATCGATGACTTTGTCTTTCCAAAGATCAATTACGTAGTCGTTCCTTTCGAACCGTACTCGACCTTTGCGGATCGCGTCCGGTTCCAGCTGGCCGGCGCAGAGTACTCGTCCTCGCCTGGTCCAGTTCGCTCTGATCAGGTCGTGGCTTCGGAGCCGCATGGGGAGAAGCGAAAGCGCGATGAAGAGTAA
- a CDS encoding hypothetical protein (EggNog:ENOG41) — protein MPTVPVISFCAVAQIGFWKSALDGVKETYPTLRNDAPHRSPTYLPPPLPVREKMRDIYRFQYAVDQSIIFLRDNATNIEEVMVLRVIEWLARIQRDDTGRIQRLIWTLDPERFFREIRDGHVHLADGHAVLGPAPSATAGATAGSNSGSNAGDAVGGN, from the coding sequence ATGCCTACCGTCCCGGTCATCTCCTTCTGCGCCGTCGCCCAAATCGGCTTCTGGAAATCGGCCCTTGACGGAGTAAAGGAAACCTATCCTACTCTCCGCAACGACGCCCCCCACCGCTCGCCAACCTATCTCCCACCACCCCTCCCCGTGCGGGAGAAGATGCGCGACATCTACCGCTTCCAATACGCTGTAGATCAAAGCATTATCTTCCTCCGGGACAACGCTACCAATATCGAAGAGGTGATGGTCCTTCGGGTCATTGAGTGGCTTGCTAGGATTCAGCGAGACGATACCGGTCGCATTCAGCGACTCATCTGGACTCTTGACCCCGAGCGCTTCTTTCGGGAGATCCGCGATGGCCATGTACATCTTGCCGATGGGCATGCTGTCCTGGGCCCTGCCCCCAGTGCTACTGCTGGTGCTACTGCTGGCTCGAACTCTGGTTCCAATGCCGGCGATGCTGTTGGCGGTAACTGA
- a CDS encoding hypothetical protein (EggNog:ENOG41) — translation MSGFPASTFVEPLVPGFDTINVGSYSFLIKHRGSNTNYDTMVFDLGVRKDWENLPETFVAGIKGSGCKIKVQTDVASILRENGQSLDDVGAIIWSRWHFDHAGDPQTFPATTDLVVSPGFKKNMIPAYPTVRDAHVNETAWEGRELIEIDFKGDKGLKLGKFDAYDFYGDGSFYLLSSPGHAVGHMSALARTTADPASIMLLGGDIAHHWGELRPSPYTPLPEMISPNSLGRTLSVCPRRVFLNIHPWKDPERLFFDPTTEPGWHLEAAEAKQSIDKLMEADAYDNIFPVTAHDMTLGETVELFPEKANDWMARGWTEATRWGFCGGFMPMNEMDDKGQLAHITGSHEVHESTGAGSKIMSIVHLEHMEEGKKAELHNLPL, via the coding sequence ATGAGCGGGTTCCCCGCATCAACCTTCGTGGAACCTCTCGTACCTGGCTTCGACACCATCAACGTCGGATCATACTCCTTCCTCATCAAACACCGTGGCTCCAACACGAATTATGATACCATGGTATTTGACCTCGGCGTGCGAAAGGACTGGGAGAATCTACCAGAGACGTTTGTCGCTGGTATCAAGGGAAGTGGGTGCAAGATTAAGGTGCAAACAGACGTTGCCTCGATCCTGCGAGAGAATGGACAGAGTCTAGATGACGTTGGAGCTATCATTTGGTCGCGTTGGCATTTTGATCATGCTGGTGATCCACAGACCTTCCCGGCCACAACGGACCTCGTTGTTAGTCCAGGGTTCAAGAAGAATATGATACCTGCTTATCCCACCGTCAGGGACGCACACGTCAATGAAACAGCTTGGGAGGGTCGTGAGTTAATAGAGATCGACTTCAAAGGAGACAAGGGTCTGAAACTTGGCAAATTTGACGCGTATGACTTTTACGGCGATGGAAGCTTTTATCTCTTGAGTTCGCCAGGCCACGCGGTCGGACACATGTCTGCTTTAGCTCGCACAACTGCTGATCCCGCTTCCATCATGCTTCTGGGCGGCGACATCGCTCACCACTGGGGAGAGCTCAGACCATCACCATACACGCCCCTTCCCGAGATGATATCCCCAAATTCTCTGGGTCGGACCCTCTCGGTTTGCCCTCGGCGAgtcttcctcaacatccatccTTGGAAGGACCCAGAGAGACTATTCTTTGACCCAACAACTGAGCCGGGATGGCATCTTGAAGCTGCGGAGGCAAAACAGAGTATCGACAAGTTGATGGAGGCGGATGCTTATGATAACATCTTTCCTGTCACGGCTCATGATATGACCCTGGGTGAGACTGTAGAGTTGTTTCCCGAGAAGGCTAATGACTGGATGGCGAGAGGGTGGACGGAGGCGACGCGATGGGGCTTCTGTGGGGGGTTTATGCCAAtgaatgagatggatgataAAGGACAGCTTGCACATATTACGGGATCTCATGAGGTGCACGAGTCGACGGGGGCTGGCTCTAAGATCATGTCGATTGTACATCTCGAGCACATGGAGGAGGGGAAGAAAGCAGAACTTCATAATCTACCGTTATGA